A stretch of Sphingomonas sp. G-3-2-10 DNA encodes these proteins:
- a CDS encoding sodium-translocating pyrophosphatase, translating to MTIVYAAILCGVLAVLYGILTSLQVLKAPAGNEKMQDIAAAIQEGAKAYLGRQYMTIGIVGVIVAVVLYFALGGVSLAGFLVGAVLSGVAGFVGMHISVRANVRTAEAARGSLQGGLTLAFRSGAITGMLVAGLGLLSIAGLFWYFTGVAKVDANSREVIEVLTSLAFGASLISIFARLGGGIFTKAADVGADLVGKVEAGIPEDDPRNPAVIADNVGDNVGDCAGMAADLFETYVVTIGLTMVSIALLLGGLSGDTLMALMALPLIIGGVCIITSIIGTYMVRLGSSQSIMGALYKGFWTTVILSIPAIYFATQWALGTAGLDMNAEIALLGGDTLGDTTGVSITGMSLFWCMMIGLAVTGLLVWITEYYTGTNYRPVKSIAKASVTGHGTNVIQGLAISLESTALPTLVIVVAVIATFQIAGIIGVAFAATALLALAGMVVALDAYGPVTDNAGGIAEMAGLPDDVRHKTDALDAVGNTTKAVTKGYAIGSAALAALVLFGAYTTDLDHYAAQLGLETNLATGKAAVDFSLSNPYVIVGLLLGALLPYLFGAFGMTAVGRAAGSVVEDVRAQFKENPGIMEGTSRPNYGRTVDIVTKAAIKEMIIPSLLPVLSPIAVYFIIAEVGGKAQGFAALGAMLLGVIVSGLFVAISMTSGGGAWDNAKKYIEDGNHGGKGSEAHKAAVTGDTVGDPYKDTAGPAVNPMIKITNIVALLLLAALAAGGAG from the coding sequence ATGACAATTGTCTATGCGGCCATCCTGTGCGGCGTATTGGCCGTGCTCTATGGCATTCTGACCAGTCTGCAGGTTCTGAAGGCTCCGGCCGGCAACGAGAAGATGCAGGACATCGCCGCCGCCATCCAGGAAGGCGCGAAGGCCTATCTCGGCCGCCAGTATATGACCATCGGCATCGTCGGCGTCATCGTCGCGGTCGTGCTCTATTTCGCGCTGGGCGGGGTTTCGCTCGCCGGTTTCCTTGTCGGCGCGGTTCTCTCGGGCGTCGCCGGTTTCGTCGGCATGCACATCTCGGTTCGCGCCAATGTCCGCACTGCGGAAGCCGCACGCGGCTCGCTGCAGGGCGGCCTGACGCTCGCGTTCCGCTCGGGCGCGATCACCGGCATGCTGGTGGCGGGTCTCGGTCTGCTCTCGATCGCCGGGCTCTTCTGGTACTTCACCGGCGTCGCCAAGGTGGATGCCAATTCGCGCGAAGTGATCGAAGTGCTGACCAGCCTCGCCTTCGGCGCATCGCTGATCTCGATCTTCGCCCGTCTCGGCGGCGGCATCTTCACCAAGGCCGCTGACGTCGGCGCCGATCTGGTCGGCAAGGTCGAAGCGGGAATTCCGGAAGACGATCCCCGCAACCCCGCCGTGATTGCAGATAACGTCGGCGACAATGTCGGCGACTGCGCCGGCATGGCGGCCGATCTGTTCGAAACCTATGTCGTCACCATCGGCCTCACGATGGTCTCGATCGCGCTGCTGCTCGGCGGGCTTTCGGGCGACACGCTGATGGCGCTGATGGCGCTTCCGCTGATCATCGGCGGCGTGTGCATCATCACCTCGATCATCGGCACCTATATGGTCCGCCTCGGCTCCAGCCAGTCGATCATGGGCGCGCTGTACAAAGGCTTCTGGACCACCGTGATCCTCTCGATCCCGGCAATCTATTTCGCCACCCAATGGGCGCTCGGCACCGCCGGGCTCGACATGAATGCAGAAATCGCGCTGCTCGGCGGCGACACGCTCGGGGATACCACCGGCGTCTCGATCACCGGCATGAGCCTGTTCTGGTGCATGATGATCGGCCTGGCCGTCACCGGCCTGCTGGTGTGGATCACCGAATATTACACCGGCACCAACTATCGGCCGGTCAAGAGCATCGCGAAAGCATCAGTCACCGGTCACGGCACCAACGTGATCCAGGGTCTGGCGATCAGCCTTGAATCGACCGCGCTGCCGACGCTCGTGATCGTCGTCGCCGTTATCGCGACCTTCCAGATCGCGGGCATCATCGGCGTGGCCTTCGCCGCGACCGCGCTGCTGGCGCTGGCCGGCATGGTCGTCGCGCTCGACGCATACGGCCCGGTGACCGACAATGCCGGCGGCATCGCCGAAATGGCGGGTCTGCCCGACGATGTGCGTCACAAGACCGACGCGCTCGACGCGGTGGGCAACACCACCAAGGCCGTGACCAAGGGCTATGCCATCGGTTCGGCCGCGTTGGCCGCACTGGTGCTGTTCGGCGCCTACACCACCGATCTCGACCATTATGCCGCGCAGCTTGGCCTCGAAACCAATCTCGCCACGGGCAAGGCAGCGGTCGATTTCTCGCTCAGCAATCCGTACGTGATCGTCGGCCTGCTGCTGGGTGCACTCCTGCCCTACCTGTTCGGCGCATTCGGCATGACTGCCGTGGGCCGCGCAGCGGGTTCGGTCGTCGAAGACGTCCGTGCCCAGTTCAAGGAAAACCCGGGCATCATGGAAGGGACCAGCCGTCCCAACTATGGCCGCACGGTGGACATCGTGACCAAGGCGGCGATCAAGGAAATGATCATCCCGTCGCTGCTGCCGGTGCTCAGCCCGATCGCGGTGTATTTCATCATCGCCGAAGTGGGCGGCAAGGCACAGGGCTTCGCGGCGCTGGGCGCGATGCTGCTCGGCGTGATCGTCTCGGGCCTGTTCGTCGCCATCTCGATGACTTCGGGCGGTGGCGCGTGGGACAACGCCAAGAAATATATCGAAGACGGCAATCACGGCGGCAAGGGCAGCGAAGCCCATAAGGCCGCGGTGACCGGCGACACGGTCGGCGATCCCTACAAGGACACGGCCGGCCCGGCAGTGAACCCGATGATCAAGATCACCAACATCGTCGCGCTCCTCCTGCTCGCCGCGCTGGCGGCCGGGGGCGCTGGCTGA
- the thiL gene encoding thiamine-phosphate kinase, with product MTELDFIAALRALPLHPGAGDLRDDTAMLDGLILTTDTMVEGVHYLPGDPPETIGWKLAAVNLSDLAAKGATPAGCLLNHALSGDAAWDTAFLSGLGDALKTYAMPLLGGDTVAMPAGAPRSYSLTAIGRASERTPVRNGAQPGDALWVTGTIGDAGAGLAIARGGDGSAELLDRYRRPRPRLAEGQALAAHVHAMMDVSDGLLLDARRMADASGIAVTIDLALVPLAPAFPGTPIEAATAGDDYELLFAAPADFVPQVPATRVGRFASGSGLTLTDGDTPVALPPSLGYAHRV from the coding sequence GTGACCGAGCTCGATTTCATCGCCGCGTTGCGCGCGCTGCCGCTCCATCCCGGAGCCGGTGATCTGCGCGACGACACGGCGATGCTCGACGGCTTGATCCTGACGACCGACACGATGGTCGAGGGCGTGCATTATCTGCCCGGCGATCCGCCCGAGACCATCGGCTGGAAACTGGCCGCGGTGAACCTGTCCGATCTCGCCGCAAAGGGCGCGACGCCCGCCGGCTGCCTGCTCAACCATGCCCTGTCCGGCGACGCGGCATGGGATACGGCGTTCCTTTCCGGCCTCGGCGATGCGCTGAAGACCTATGCCATGCCCCTGCTCGGCGGCGACACGGTCGCCATGCCGGCGGGCGCACCCCGCAGCTACAGCCTCACCGCGATAGGCCGGGCGAGCGAGCGCACCCCGGTGCGCAATGGCGCGCAACCCGGCGACGCGCTGTGGGTCACCGGCACGATCGGCGATGCCGGTGCGGGCCTCGCCATCGCGCGCGGCGGCGATGGGTCGGCGGAGTTGCTCGACCGCTATCGCCGCCCCCGCCCTCGCCTTGCCGAGGGTCAGGCGCTCGCGGCGCATGTCCATGCGATGATGGACGTTTCGGACGGCCTGCTGCTCGATGCCCGCCGCATGGCCGACGCCAGCGGCATCGCGGTCACGATCGATCTCGCGCTCGTCCCGCTCGCGCCGGCCTTTCCCGGCACGCCGATCGAAGCCGCGACGGCAGGTGACGATTACGAACTGCTCTTCGCTGCCCCGGCGGATTTCGTCCCGCAGGTCCCGGCCACGCGCGTGGGCAGGTTCGCGTCCGGATCAGGCCTCACCTTGACCGACGGGGATACCCCCGTCGCGCTGCCGCCATCGCTGGGATACGCCCACCGCGTTTGA
- the nusB gene encoding transcription antitermination factor NusB — translation MPSPKAKTRSKARAASRLAAVQALYQRDMEGTAIPVLLHEFHQHRLGATIEEVEYADADQAFFDDIVQGVDARRDEIDRLIASKLADDWSFERLDKPMRQILRAGAYELLGRKDVPVGAVINEYLDVTDAFYDRREKGFVNGLLDAIAKEVRA, via the coding sequence ATGCCCAGTCCCAAAGCAAAGACCCGTTCCAAGGCCCGCGCCGCGTCGCGCCTTGCCGCCGTGCAGGCGCTGTATCAGCGCGACATGGAGGGCACCGCGATTCCCGTGCTGCTCCATGAATTCCACCAGCACCGCCTCGGCGCGACGATCGAGGAAGTCGAATATGCCGATGCCGATCAGGCCTTTTTCGACGACATCGTCCAGGGCGTCGATGCGCGCCGCGACGAGATCGACCGGCTGATCGCCTCCAAGCTGGCCGACGACTGGAGCTTCGAACGCCTCGACAAGCCGATGCGCCAGATCCTGCGCGCCGGCGCCTATGAGCTGCTCGGGCGCAAGGACGTGCCGGTGGGCGCGGTCATCAACGAATATCTCGACGTGACCGACGCCTTTTACGACCGCCGCGAAAAGGGCTTCGTCAACGGCCTGCTCGACGCGATCGCCAAGGAAGTCCGCGCTTGA
- a CDS encoding SDR family oxidoreductase has product MSLLAGKTAIVTGASSGIGRTAALLFARNGAAVVLNGRDEAALADTRAAIEGEGGSAWVVAGDVGEEATHRAMVAAAVERFGGLHVALNNAGIVGTYAPLEELPVADWERVLRTNLTGAFLGARSQIPAMRLSGGGSMIFVSTFVGTSVGIPGMAAYGASKAALMGLVKGITADHAAEGIRANALLPGGTDTPAAGSAEQKEWAAGLHAMKRIADPDEIAQAALFLASGMSSFVAGSALHADGGNAAVK; this is encoded by the coding sequence ATGAGCTTGCTGGCGGGAAAGACTGCGATCGTAACCGGCGCCTCATCGGGGATCGGCCGGACGGCTGCGCTGCTGTTCGCCCGGAACGGGGCGGCGGTGGTGTTGAACGGACGCGACGAAGCGGCGCTTGCGGATACGCGGGCGGCGATCGAGGGCGAAGGCGGCTCGGCCTGGGTGGTTGCCGGGGATGTCGGCGAGGAAGCGACGCATCGGGCGATGGTGGCGGCGGCGGTCGAACGGTTCGGCGGCCTGCACGTCGCGCTCAACAATGCGGGCATCGTCGGGACCTATGCGCCGCTGGAGGAACTGCCGGTCGCGGATTGGGAGCGGGTGCTGCGGACCAATCTGACCGGCGCGTTTCTGGGCGCGCGCAGCCAGATTCCGGCGATGCGCCTGTCGGGCGGGGGATCGATGATCTTCGTATCGACCTTTGTCGGCACCAGCGTCGGCATCCCCGGCATGGCTGCCTATGGCGCGTCGAAGGCGGCGCTGATGGGGCTGGTGAAGGGCATCACCGCCGATCATGCCGCCGAGGGCATCCGCGCCAACGCGCTGCTGCCCGGCGGCACCGATACCCCCGCCGCCGGCTCGGCCGAGCAGAAGGAGTGGGCGGCGGGGTTGCACGCGATGAAGCGCATCGCCGATCCGGACGAGATCGCGCAGGCTGCGCTGTTCCTCGCCAGCGGGATGAGCAGCTTCGTCGCCGGTTCCGCGCTTCATGCCGACGGGGGCAATGCCGCGGTGAAGTGA
- the hisD gene encoding histidinol dehydrogenase — MIRLDASTPDFAEAFTALVNARREADEDVARDVTAIIRRVRDEGDAAVRDYTRRFDRHDLDWRIDRADCLAAWQSLTPELRDALELAAERIAAYHIKQIPQDRDEIDSAGIRLGARWKPVDAAGVYVPGGRAAYPSSVLMNALPAKAAGVGRLVMVTPTPDGNINPLVLAAAHLAGVDEIWRIGGAQAVAALAYGTQTIAPVDVITGPGNAWVAEAKRQLYGVVGIDMVAGPSEIVVVADGKNDPEWIAADLLSQAEHDPTSQSILFTDDAAFAGKVAETVNRQIETLTTAATARASWDANGAIIVVPTLADSIPLCDRLAPEHLELACDDAEALFDSVRHAGSVFIGRHTPEAIGDYVAGPNHVLPTGRRARFASGLSVLDYMKRTSFLALDEAGLAAIGPAAVALAGAEGLPAHAKSVAIRLKP; from the coding sequence GTGATCCGCCTCGACGCCTCGACGCCGGACTTTGCCGAAGCCTTCACCGCCCTCGTCAACGCCCGCCGCGAAGCCGATGAGGATGTCGCCCGCGACGTCACCGCGATCATCCGCCGCGTCCGCGACGAAGGCGACGCCGCTGTCCGCGATTACACCCGGCGGTTCGATCGCCACGATCTCGACTGGCGGATCGACCGCGCCGACTGCCTCGCCGCATGGCAGAGCCTGACGCCCGAACTGCGCGACGCCCTCGAACTCGCCGCCGAACGTATCGCGGCGTACCATATCAAGCAGATTCCGCAGGACCGCGACGAGATCGACAGTGCTGGCATCCGCCTCGGCGCGCGGTGGAAGCCGGTCGATGCGGCGGGCGTCTATGTCCCCGGCGGGCGCGCGGCCTATCCCAGCTCGGTGCTGATGAACGCCCTGCCCGCCAAGGCGGCAGGCGTCGGCCGCCTCGTGATGGTCACGCCCACGCCGGACGGCAACATCAACCCGCTGGTCCTCGCCGCCGCGCACCTCGCCGGAGTGGACGAGATCTGGCGCATCGGCGGCGCACAGGCCGTCGCCGCGCTGGCTTATGGCACGCAAACCATCGCCCCGGTCGACGTCATCACCGGCCCCGGCAACGCCTGGGTCGCCGAGGCGAAGCGCCAGCTTTACGGCGTGGTCGGCATCGACATGGTCGCCGGTCCCTCCGAGATCGTCGTCGTCGCCGATGGCAAGAACGACCCCGAATGGATCGCCGCCGACCTGCTCAGCCAGGCCGAGCACGATCCCACCAGCCAGTCGATCCTGTTCACCGACGACGCGGCGTTTGCCGGCAAGGTCGCCGAAACGGTAAATCGCCAGATCGAGACGCTGACGACCGCCGCGACCGCGCGCGCCAGCTGGGACGCCAATGGCGCGATCATCGTCGTTCCCACGCTCGCCGACTCGATCCCGCTATGCGACCGCCTCGCCCCCGAACATCTCGAACTGGCCTGCGACGATGCCGAAGCTTTGTTCGACAGCGTCCGCCACGCCGGATCGGTATTCATCGGCCGCCACACCCCCGAAGCGATCGGAGACTATGTCGCGGGGCCGAACCACGTCCTGCCCACCGGCCGCCGCGCGCGCTTCGCCTCGGGCCTGTCGGTGCTCGACTATATGAAGCGCACCAGCTTCCTCGCTCTCGACGAAGCCGGCCTCGCCGCGATCGGACCGGCCGCCGTGGCGCTGGCCGGGGCCGAAGGCCTGCCCGCCCATGCGAAGTCGGTCGCGATCCGGCTGAAGCCCTGA
- the hisG gene encoding ATP phosphoribosyltransferase — translation MQEPLILAVPKGRILEECLPVLAHVGIIPEPAFADESSRALRFRTNSPAIDLIRVRAFDVATFVAHGAAQLGIVGSDVLAEFAYSELYAPVDLNIGHCRLSVAEPAELAASDDPRGWSHVRVATKYPHVTQAHFEARGVQAECIKLNGAMELAPVLGLAPRIVDLVSSGRTLKENGLVEVEVIAEVTSRLIVNRAAFKTRATEVVPLVDAFRKAVA, via the coding sequence ATGCAAGAACCGCTGATCCTCGCCGTACCCAAGGGACGCATTCTCGAAGAGTGTCTGCCGGTACTCGCGCATGTCGGGATCATCCCCGAACCGGCCTTTGCCGACGAGAGCAGCCGCGCACTGCGATTCAGGACGAACAGCCCCGCGATCGACCTGATCCGCGTCCGCGCGTTCGATGTCGCGACCTTCGTGGCGCATGGCGCGGCGCAACTGGGCATCGTCGGGTCCGACGTACTCGCCGAGTTCGCCTATTCCGAGCTCTACGCACCCGTAGACCTCAATATCGGCCATTGCCGCCTGTCGGTCGCCGAGCCCGCCGAACTCGCCGCGAGCGACGATCCGCGCGGCTGGAGCCATGTTCGCGTCGCGACCAAATACCCCCATGTCACCCAAGCGCATTTCGAGGCGCGCGGCGTGCAGGCCGAATGCATCAAGCTGAACGGCGCGATGGAGCTGGCTCCCGTGCTGGGCCTCGCCCCGCGCATCGTCGATCTCGTCTCGTCGGGCCGTACGCTGAAGGAAAACGGGCTGGTCGAAGTCGAAGTGATCGCCGAAGTCACCAGCCGCCTGATCGTCAACCGCGCGGCGTTCAAGACCCGAGCGACCGAAGTCGTCCCGCTGGTCGACGCCTTCCGCAAGGCCGTGGCGTGA
- a CDS encoding DUF2332 domain-containing protein, with amino-acid sequence MTDLAATTDVWGAFANQVAYCRANGAPITGRVVESIAAALDGPGAFLKAAREWQGQPLADALPLRCAGGLHALHLSGAEPALAPLYAGEDAAMADAERLVAAAIKRHEAALMPWLDGPPQTNEMGRSSSYVAAMLWLAAQGLPPRFDCIEIGSSAGINLMMDRYRYELGGVGVGPAESGMRLEPEWRGSPPPALPEGGLDFAGLHGCDVAPVDLRDPAQLLRLQAYVWPEHRQRFARLEFAAQAAAERAPDLVQADADAFVEEQLARPQEAGTVRVLMHSIVWQYLGAARQARITQAMEAAGVRATAERPLAWIALEANRATYQHELIVRHWPGTGEPQLLARAHAHGAWVAWLE; translated from the coding sequence ATGACCGACCTAGCTGCGACGACGGACGTGTGGGGGGCCTTTGCCAATCAGGTCGCCTATTGCCGGGCCAATGGCGCGCCGATCACCGGGCGTGTGGTCGAATCGATCGCGGCGGCGCTGGACGGGCCGGGCGCGTTCCTGAAGGCGGCGCGCGAATGGCAGGGGCAACCGCTGGCCGATGCCCTGCCACTGCGGTGCGCGGGCGGGCTGCATGCACTGCATTTGTCGGGCGCGGAGCCGGCATTGGCGCCGCTCTATGCCGGCGAGGATGCGGCGATGGCCGATGCCGAGCGGCTGGTGGCAGCGGCGATCAAGCGCCACGAAGCGGCGCTGATGCCGTGGCTCGACGGGCCGCCCCAGACCAACGAGATGGGGCGATCCTCCAGCTATGTCGCGGCGATGCTGTGGCTGGCCGCGCAGGGATTGCCGCCGCGGTTCGACTGTATCGAGATCGGATCGAGCGCTGGCATCAATCTGATGATGGACCGCTATCGCTACGAACTGGGCGGAGTCGGCGTGGGACCGGCGGAGTCGGGGATGCGGCTGGAACCCGAATGGCGCGGATCGCCGCCGCCGGCCTTGCCCGAGGGCGGGCTGGACTTTGCCGGGCTGCATGGCTGCGACGTCGCGCCGGTCGATCTGCGCGATCCGGCGCAACTGCTGCGGCTCCAGGCCTATGTCTGGCCCGAGCATCGCCAGCGGTTTGCGCGGCTGGAATTCGCGGCGCAGGCCGCGGCGGAACGCGCGCCCGATCTGGTGCAGGCCGACGCCGATGCGTTCGTCGAGGAACAGCTTGCCCGGCCGCAGGAAGCGGGGACGGTGCGGGTGCTGATGCATTCGATCGTCTGGCAGTATCTGGGCGCGGCGCGGCAGGCGCGGATCACGCAGGCGATGGAAGCGGCCGGCGTACGGGCAACGGCGGAACGGCCGCTGGCGTGGATCGCGCTGGAAGCCAATCGCGCGACCTATCAGCACGAACTGATCGTGCGGCACTGGCCCGGAACGGGTGAGCCGCAATTGCTGGCGCGGGCGCATGCGCATGGCGCGTGGGTGGCGTGGCTGGAGTAA
- a CDS encoding alpha/beta hydrolase has product MSGFELQHIALPTGVELDVAIEGDPANPPLIFLHGFPESHRTWRHQLTEFARDHYVVAPDQRGFARSSKPEGAENYSPDKPVGDLIALADHLGIGAFTLVGHDWGGAISWMAALQNPGRIARLIILNAPHPLIFQRTLFDDPAQRLASQYMTAFRNPDFEKFVEALTIPGFFDKTFAQHADAALLAPERDTYIDQWSQPGAMTAMLNWYRGSSVIVPAPGETPGRPAWLDGPFPPVTQPTLVIWGLGDTALLPSQLEGLDALVPDLTVVKVEAGHFVPWENPAAVNAAIREWLAAREG; this is encoded by the coding sequence ATGTCGGGCTTCGAACTCCAGCACATCGCCCTGCCCACTGGCGTCGAGCTCGACGTCGCGATCGAGGGCGATCCGGCGAACCCGCCGCTGATCTTCCTTCATGGCTTTCCCGAATCGCACCGCACCTGGCGGCACCAGCTGACCGAATTCGCCCGCGACCATTATGTCGTCGCACCGGACCAGCGTGGCTTCGCCCGCTCGTCCAAGCCCGAGGGCGCGGAAAATTACAGCCCGGACAAGCCTGTCGGCGATCTGATCGCCCTCGCCGACCATCTCGGCATCGGCGCGTTCACGCTGGTCGGCCATGATTGGGGCGGCGCGATCTCGTGGATGGCCGCGCTGCAGAATCCGGGCCGTATCGCGCGCCTGATCATCCTCAACGCACCGCATCCGCTGATCTTCCAGCGCACCCTGTTCGACGATCCGGCCCAGCGCCTCGCCAGCCAGTATATGACCGCCTTCCGCAATCCCGATTTCGAGAAGTTCGTCGAAGCGCTCACCATTCCCGGCTTCTTCGACAAGACCTTCGCCCAGCATGCCGACGCGGCCCTGCTCGCGCCCGAGCGCGACACCTATATCGATCAATGGTCCCAGCCCGGCGCGATGACCGCGATGCTCAACTGGTATCGCGGCAGCAGCGTGATCGTCCCCGCCCCCGGCGAAACGCCCGGGCGCCCGGCATGGCTCGACGGCCCCTTCCCCCCGGTCACCCAACCGACGCTGGTCATCTGGGGGCTGGGCGATACCGCTTTGCTGCCCAGCCAGCTCGAGGGGCTCGACGCGCTGGTTCCCGACCTGACGGTCGTGAAGGTCGAAGCGGGCCATTTCGTACCGTGGGAAAACCCGGCGGCAGTAAACGCCGCGATCCGCGAATGGCTGGCCGCTCGCGAGGGCTAA
- a CDS encoding pirin family protein, translating into MTDDLFIQTIEPTTHDLGGFKVHRTLPSRPRTMVGPFVFFDQMGPAHLEPGNGIDVRPHPHINLATVTYLYAGAMDHRDSLGTFATIEPGAVNLMTAGRGIVHSERSPQAVRETGFDLSGIQTWLALPERYEEIAPAFEHVPAARLPIVESGGATARVIMGSLWGESAPTTVYAGTIYADILLEPGASIPIDAGADERALYVAIGEASVDGMKLEPTTLYVLRPGIAATLRSESGGRVVLCGGEDFRTPRHVWWNFVSSSRERINQAKHDWKAGNFPTVPGDDKEFIPIPEVPLTVSYP; encoded by the coding sequence ATGACCGACGATCTGTTCATCCAGACCATCGAACCCACCACTCACGATCTGGGCGGGTTCAAGGTTCACCGGACTCTCCCGTCGCGCCCGCGCACGATGGTCGGCCCGTTCGTGTTCTTCGACCAGATGGGCCCGGCGCATCTCGAACCCGGCAACGGCATCGACGTGCGCCCGCATCCGCACATCAATCTCGCCACCGTCACCTATCTCTATGCCGGTGCAATGGATCATCGCGATTCGCTCGGCACCTTCGCCACGATCGAGCCGGGCGCGGTCAATCTGATGACCGCCGGCCGCGGCATCGTCCATTCGGAGCGTTCGCCTCAGGCCGTGCGCGAGACGGGCTTCGATCTGTCGGGCATCCAGACCTGGCTCGCCTTGCCCGAACGCTATGAGGAAATCGCCCCGGCATTCGAGCATGTCCCCGCCGCGCGTCTGCCCATCGTCGAGTCCGGCGGCGCTACCGCGCGCGTCATCATGGGCAGCCTGTGGGGCGAATCCGCGCCGACCACCGTCTATGCCGGCACCATCTATGCCGACATACTGCTGGAGCCGGGCGCGAGCATCCCGATCGACGCGGGCGCCGACGAACGCGCGCTCTACGTGGCGATCGGCGAAGCCAGCGTGGACGGCATGAAGCTGGAACCCACCACCCTATACGTCCTGCGCCCCGGCATCGCCGCGACGCTGCGTTCGGAAAGCGGCGGCCGCGTGGTCCTGTGCGGCGGCGAAGACTTCAGGACGCCGCGCCATGTGTGGTGGAACTTCGTCTCCTCCAGCCGCGAGCGGATCAATCAGGCCAAGCATGACTGGAAGGCAGGCAACTTCCCCACCGTGCCCGGCGACGACAAGGAATTCATCCCCATCCCCGAAGTCCCGCTGACGGTGAGCTATCCCTAG
- a CDS encoding NUDIX domain-containing protein: protein MRKPRPAARILLLDAEERVLMFRFTPDDRPPFWCTPGGALDPGESYEVAARRELLEETGLDLDPGPQIARRHVEFVTIEGVPVSADERYFRVRIEGCEVDTSRHTPLEQRVMQEWRWFTRTELASHDEPLFPEDLIALLDRT from the coding sequence ATGAGGAAGCCCCGCCCCGCCGCGCGCATCCTGCTGCTCGATGCGGAGGAGCGGGTGCTGATGTTCCGCTTCACGCCCGACGACCGTCCGCCCTTCTGGTGCACGCCCGGCGGCGCGCTCGATCCGGGCGAAAGCTACGAAGTGGCCGCCCGCCGCGAACTGCTGGAGGAAACCGGGCTCGACCTCGATCCCGGCCCGCAAATCGCCAGGCGCCACGTCGAATTCGTTACCATCGAAGGCGTGCCGGTCAGCGCCGACGAACGCTATTTCCGCGTCCGGATCGAAGGCTGCGAAGTCGACACCAGCCGCCACACGCCGCTGGAACAGCGCGTGATGCAGGAGTGGCGCTGGTTCACCCGCACCGAACTGGCATCGCACGACGAACCCCTTTTCCCCGAAGACCTGATCGCGTTGCTCGACCGGACCTGA
- a CDS encoding BolA family protein: MTDLATAPLAEIITARLTEALAPSQLEVINDSHQHRGHLGDDGTGESHWTVVVESAAFAGKNRVARQRLINAALADLLVSRIHALAMKTRAPGE; the protein is encoded by the coding sequence ATGACCGACCTCGCTACCGCCCCGCTCGCCGAAATCATCACCGCCCGCCTGACCGAAGCGCTCGCTCCGTCGCAGCTCGAAGTGATCAACGACAGCCACCAGCATCGCGGCCATCTGGGCGATGACGGTACGGGCGAATCGCACTGGACCGTGGTGGTCGAAAGCGCGGCCTTTGCGGGCAAGAACCGTGTCGCCCGCCAGCGGCTGATCAATGCCGCGCTCGCCGATCTGCTGGTTAGCCGCATCCATGCGCTGGCGATGAAGACGCGCGCACCCGGCGAATGA
- a CDS encoding J domain-containing protein: MAESHPKKDRPNARFHGRVEAKGRVCASPGCGEPGEFRAPLLEGAHGAGDRPAPFRWLCLDHVREFNSGYNFFKGMSPDEIHDAQRPFAGWERETRAFNSTGGADRPPRWADFSDPLDAIQARFRDRRPVERKDGRPLSGNDREALKTLDLDVDADRMALRKRYSELVRRYHPDRNGGDRSYEAALTKVIAAYQQLKASPAFA; encoded by the coding sequence GTGGCCGAGAGCCATCCGAAGAAAGACCGTCCGAATGCGCGTTTCCACGGCCGGGTGGAGGCGAAGGGACGGGTGTGCGCGTCGCCGGGGTGCGGGGAGCCGGGCGAGTTTCGCGCGCCTTTGCTGGAAGGTGCGCATGGCGCAGGCGACCGGCCGGCGCCGTTCCGCTGGCTGTGCCTCGACCATGTCCGCGAATTCAATTCGGGCTATAATTTCTTCAAGGGCATGTCGCCCGACGAGATCCACGATGCGCAGCGGCCCTTTGCCGGGTGGGAGCGCGAGACGCGGGCGTTCAATTCGACCGGCGGCGCGGATCGGCCGCCGCGCTGGGCCGATTTCTCGGATCCGCTCGATGCGATCCAGGCGCGGTTTCGCGATCGCCGGCCGGTGGAACGCAAGGACGGGCGCCCGCTTTCGGGCAACGACCGCGAGGCGCTGAAGACGCTCGATCTGGACGTGGACGCCGACCGGATGGCGCTGCGGAAGCGCTATTCCGAGCTAGTGCGGCGCTACCACCCCGACCGCAATGGCGGGGACCGGAGCTATGAGGCGGCGCTGACCAAGGTGATCGCCGCCTATCAGCAGTTAAAGGCTTCGCCCGCGTTCGCGTGA